A region of Diospyros lotus cultivar Yz01 chromosome 3, ASM1463336v1, whole genome shotgun sequence DNA encodes the following proteins:
- the LOC127796739 gene encoding DExH-box ATP-dependent RNA helicase DExH15 chloroplastic: protein MLTLSILSPPSHCYRPCPDASSRSPLPPKSFLRLGFCCFRLLRTPTPNHLPQSRRSYKFPRSIFRPEPQLSDADEEEEEEEADDEDDDDEEEAADEYEYVAGDVVDGAEQSEDEFESSLIGASGPKPPFEEFKWQRVERLRNEVKAFGEQIIDANELASIYDFRIDKFQRLAIQAFLRGSSVVVSAPTSSGKTLIAEAAAVATVARGRRIFYTTPLKALSNQKFREFRETFGDSSVGLLTGDSAVNRDAQVLIMTTEILRNMLYQSVGMFSSESGLFHVDVIVLDEVHYLSDISRGTVWEEIVIYCPKEVQLICLSATVANPDELAGWIAQIHNKTELVTSSKRPVPLTWHFSAKTSLLPLLNEKGTSMNRKLSVNYLQLYSSGIKPDKDDRSRKRSSRKRRSEMSYDINANVNGQNLSKNDINTIRRSQVPQVIDTLWHLHPRDMLPAIWFIFSRKGCDAAVQYLEDCQLLDECEMSEVELALKRFRIQYPDALRESSVKGLLRGVAAHHAGCLPLWKSFVEELFQRGLVKVVFATETLAAGINMPARTTVISSLSKRSESGRVLLSSNELLQMAGRAGRRGIDERGHVVLVQTPFEGAEECCKLLFSGLEPLVSQFTASYGMVLNLLAGGKVTRRSNESEGMKAAQTGRTLEEARKLIEQSFGNYVGSNVMLAAKEELAKIQEEIEILTSEISDEAIDRKSRKLLSDRAYNEIADLQEELRAEKCLRTELRRRMELERISALRPLLEELKDGHLHFMSLQYSDSEGTQHLVAAVYLGKVDSLDGSKLKNMVYANDSFSLNIVKLEVPRSDSKRQHNVETSYHVALGSDNSWYLFTEKWVKTVYKTGFPNVALVHGDALPREIMAMLLDKGEMQWQKLAGSELGGLWCMEGSLETWSWSLNVPVLSSLSEEDEVLQFSKAYHTAVECYKDQRNKVSRLRKKIARTEGFKEYKKIIDKAKFTEEKIQRLKVRSDRLMSRIEKIEPSGWKEFLQVSNVIHETRALDMNTHTIFPLGETAAAIRGENELWLAMVLRNKVLLDLKPAQLASVCGSLVSEGIKVRPWKNNSYIYEPTTTVTKVVDFLDEQRSSLLQIQEKHGVQIPCFLDSQFSGMVEAWASGLTWREIMMDCAMDEGDLARLLRRTIDLLAQVPKLPDIDPLLQSNAMSAFNVMNRAPISELAG, encoded by the exons ATGTTAACTCTCTCCATTCTCTCACCTCCTTCGCACTGCTACAGACCTTGTCCCGACGCATCCTCTCGATCTCCTCTTCCTCCAAAATCCTTCCTTCGGTTAGGGTTTTGCTGCTTCCGACTACTTCGCACGCCGACTCCGAACCATTTACCGCAATCCCGGCGCTCCTACAAGTTTCCTAGGTCAATCTTTCGGCCGGAGCCTCAACTATCCGACGCCGacgaagaagaggaggaggaggaggcggaCGACGAAGACgacgatgatgaagaagaagcagccgATGAGTACGAGTACGTGGCCGGCGACGTCGTTGACGGTGCCGAACAGAGTGAGGACGAATTTGAGAGTTCGCTCATTGGTGCCTCGGGGCCAAAGCCTCCGTTCGAGGAGTTCAAGTGGCAGAGAGTAGAGAGGCTCCGCAACGAAGTGAAAGCGTTCGGCGAACAAATCATCGATGCTAATGAACTTGCTTCCATTTACGATTTCCGCATCGATAAATTTCAG CGATTGGCAATTCAAGCGTTCTTGAGAGGTTCATCAGTGGTAGTGTCGGCACCAACCAGCAGTGGTAAGACTTTGATTGCTGAAGCTGCAGCCGTTGCAACAGTGGCCCGAGGGAGGAGAATATTCTATACTACTCCTCTTAAGGCACTATCGAATCAGAAATTCCGTGAGTTTCG CGAAACATTTGGTGATAGCAGCGTTGGTCTTCTTACTGGAGATTCTGCTGTCAACAGAGATGCTCAGGTTTTAATTATGACTACTGAGATTCTGCGCAACATGCTATATCAGAG TGTTGGGATGTTTTCATCTGAAAGTGGACTTTTTCATGTCGATGTTATTGTTTTGGATGAAGTGCATTATCTAAGTGATATATCTCGGGGTACAGTTTGGGAAGAAATA GTCATTTATTGCCCCAAAGAAGTTCAACTCATATGTTTGTCTGCAACAGTTGCAAATCCAGATGAATTAGCTGGTTGGATTGCTCAA ATTCACAATAAAACTGAACTGGTGACATCATCAAAGCGTCCAGTTCCATTGACTTGGCACTTCTCCGCAAAAACATCCTTGTTACCTCTTCTTAATGAGAAAGGAACAAGCATGAACAG GAAGTTGTCAGTCAACTATTTACAACTTTATTCATCTGGAATTAAACCAGACAAGGATGACAGGTCTAGGAAAAGGTCTTCAAGAAAGCGTCGAAGTGAGATGAGCTATGACATTAATGCCAATGTGAATGGACAAAATCTATCAAAGAATGACATAAACACTATCCGCCGATCACAA GTGCCTCAAGTTATAGATACATTATGGCACCTTCACCCGAGGGATATGCTACCTGCAATTTGGTTCATCTTTAGTAGGAAAGGATGTGATGCAGCAGTTCAGTATCTCGAAGATTGCCAACTCCTAGATGAGTGTGAGATGAGTGAGGTTGAACTGGCCTTGAAGAGGTTCCGCATTCAGTATCCTGATGCTTTAAGAGAGTCTTCAGTCAAGGGCCTTCTACGAGGGGTTGCTGCACACCATGCTGGTTGTCTGCCTCTGTGGAAGTCATTTGTAGAAGAGTTATTTCAGCGTGGGCTTGTCAAGGTTGTTTTTGCTACAGAAACTCTTGCTGCCGGTATCAATATGCCTGCTAGGACAACTGTTATTTCATCTCTCAGCAAAAGGAGTGAAAGTGGACGTGTCCTACTGAGCTCAAAtgaattgcttcaaatggctgGACGTGCTGGTCGAAGAGGCATTGATGAAAGGGGTCATGTTGTTCTTGTGCAGACTCCCTTTGAGGGGGCTGAAGAATGCTGCAAGCTTCTTTTTTCTGGACTTGAACCTCTTGTGTCACAATTTACTGCTTCATATGGGATGGTGTTAAATCTTCTCGCG GGTGGAAAAGTTACTCGTAGATCAAATGAATCAGAAGGCATGAAAGCAGCCCAAACTGGACGGACTTTGGAAGAAGCTAGGAAATTAATTGAACAGAGCTTTGGAAATTACGTGGGGAGCAATGTTATGCTTGCTGCAAAAGAGGAGCTTGCTAAGATACAGGAAGAGATTGAAATCCTCACTTCAGAAATTAGTGATGAAGCTATTGATAGGAAGAGCCGGAAGCTGTTATCAGATAGGGCATATAACGAGATTGCTGACCTACAGGAAGAATTAAGG GCAGAAAAGTGTTTACGGACTGAACTGCGGAGAAGGATGGAACTTGAGAGAATTTCTGCTTTGAGACCTCTGTTGGAAGAGTTGAAAGATGGACACTTACATTTTATGTCATTGCAATATAGTGATTCTGAAGGAACTCAACATTTAGTTGCAGCTGTTTATCTGGGAAAGGTTGATTCTCTAGATGGTTCAAAACTTAAGAATATG GTTTATGCCAATGAttctttttcattaaatatagtGAAACTGGAAGTTCCTCGCAGTGATAGTAAAAGACAACACAATGTTGAAACATCATATCATGTGGCACTTGGTTCAGATAACTCTTGGTATCTTTTCACAGAGAAGTGGGTTAAAACAGTTTACAAAACAGGCTTTCCTAATGTTGCCTTGGTTCATGGTGATGCTTTACCTCGGGAGATTATGGCAATGCTACTTGACAAGGGGGAAATGCAGTGGCAAAAACTAGCAGGCTCTGAACTTGGTGGCTTATGGTGTATGGAGGGATCCCTAGAGACTTGGTCTTGGAGTTTGAATGTGCCTGTCTTAAGTAGCCTTTCTGAAGAAGATGAG GTTCTGCAATTTTCAAAAGCATACCATACTGCAGTAGAATGCTATAAGGACCAGAGGAATAAAGTCTCTCGTTTGAGAAAAAAGATAGCCCGCACAGAAGGCTTTAAAGAATATAAGAAGATTATAGACAAGGCTAAGTTCACTGAGGAAAAAATTCAACGCTTAAAGGTTAGATCAGATCGCTTGATGAGTCGTATTGAGAAAATTGAGCCATCTGGCTGGAAGGAGTTTCTGCAG GTTAGCAATGTTATACATGAAACCAGGGCATTGGACATGAATACACACACTATATTTCCTCTTGGCGAAACTGCAGCAGCAATACGAGGAGAAAATGAACTTTGGCTTGCCATGGTCCTTCGTAACAAAGTCTTGCTGGATCTGAAACCTGCACAGCTTGCTTCAGTCTGTGGAAGTTTAGTCTCAGAAGGGATTAAAGTTCGTCCATGGAAAAATAACAG CTATATATATGAACCAACCACCACTGTAACAAAAGTCGTCGACTTTTTGGATGAGCAAAGAAGTTCCCTCCTCCAAATTCAGGAAAAGCACGGTGTACAG ATTCCTTGCTTTTTGGATAGCCAATTTTCAGGCATGGTAGAGGCCTGGGCTTCTGGATTAACATGGCGAGAAATTATGATGGATTGTGCAATGGATGAAGGAGATCTAGCTCGCCTCTTACGACGAACAATTGATTTATTAGCTCAG GTTCCTAAATTGCCCGATATTGATCCATTGCTGCAAAGCAATGCCATGAGTGCATTTAATGTCATGAACCGCGCCCCAATAAGTGAACTGGCTGGATGA